One Ranitomeya imitator isolate aRanImi1 chromosome 1, aRanImi1.pri, whole genome shotgun sequence DNA window includes the following coding sequences:
- the LOC138657978 gene encoding uncharacterized protein isoform X2, which produces MSPGWRSRHVGLDQMEKTGKVNDSIRKNVSVNDVTRRWRSCRDQYRRERQLRQQSGSGAIKKRPYLYMSQLNFLSRIIDLRPTDSNIRETDTGSEAEAGTSQHEERRPWEDVVPGASAEEGADPPNTTEDAAQQEEQARSCSPTLPLYSSPQASIPQRMRRRREAHNLGTRREIDRRVMDYIGRTISDDGEEAFCRSLAQHLRRIPIDLRLNTKTCIMHLIHAATPPQNPREIFQIIERQHQLSECPNASSSAAAHGHATCESQESAISRPTNDSGRASSSDISTQSWQRHMSVEGQFGQEHGNIGQLPTFVGYSNHTITNLPPTNTMQAWPPYPRHYGHQGQYGPQNRAANVVGQGEGWVPRGPHQHSNIAQHSNIFHHPQTQEAAFYSQGPVDYVPSHQQPIRTQNNPPPAITQNPTHQQSTVPENRSINISTSSPTTSHQSFIDL; this is translated from the exons TGAATGATGTAACCCGGAGATGGAGGAGCTGCCGGGATCAATACCGGAGAGAGCGCCAATTACGTCAGCAAAGTGGTTCTGGTGCAATCAAAAAAAGGCCATATCTGTATATGAGTCAATTAAACTTTTTATCACGCATCATTGACCTAAGACC AACCGATTCTAACATTCGAGAGACAGACACAGGCTCGGAAGCCGAGGCAGGGACATCACAACATGAAGAACGACGGCCATGGGAAGATGTCGTCCCTGGAGCATCAGCGGAGGAAGGTGCAGACCCACCAAACACTACAGAGGATGCTGCACAGCAGGAAGAGCAGGCCAGGAGCTGCAGTCCAACATTGCCTCTATATAGCTCCCCCCAGGCATCTATACCACAGCGAATGCGCCGAAGAAGAGAAGCACACAATCTAGGGACAAGGAGGGAGATTGATAGACGTGTAATGGATTATATTGGTCGCACCATTagtgatgatggagaggaggcattTTGTCGCAGCTTGGCCCAACATCTTCGCCGAATCCCAATTGATTTAAGGCTAAATACAAAAAcatgtataatgcacctcatacatGCTGCAACACCACCCCAAAATCCTCGTGAGATATTTCAAATAATTGAAAGACAACACCAACTGTCTGAATGCCCCAATGCATCCAGTTCTGCTGCTGCTCATGGCCATGCTACTTGTGAGTCACAAGAATCAGCCATCAGTAGGCCAACTAATGACTCTGGGCGTGCATCTTCGTCTGACATTTCAACACAATCGTGGCAACGTCACATGAGTGTGGAAGGTCAATTTGGACAGGAGCATGGCAACATAGGCCAACTGCCTACTTTTGTGGGGTATTCAAACCACACCATCACCAATCTTCCACCCACAAATACTATGCAAGCATGGCCACCATACCCAAGACATTACGGTCATCAAGGCCAATATGGGCCTCAGAATAGGGCAGCAAATGTAGTTGGCCAGGGTGAAGGCTGGGTTCCTCGGGGTCCACACCAACATTCAAATATTGCCCAACACAGCAATATATTTCACCATCCACAAACACAAGAGGCTGCTTTCTATTCTCAAGGCCCAGTTGATTATGTTCCCAGTCATCAACAACCAATCCGAACCCAGAACAACCCACCACCAGCAATAACTCAAAATCCCACACATCAGCAAAGCACTGTCCCAGAAAACCGCAGCATTAACATTTCGACCTCTTCACCAACAACATCACATCAGTCTTTTATAGATTTGTAA